The DNA segment GGCGTCCCAGTTCCTGTTTGCGCTCGATGACGGACGCTCGGCCCAGACCCATTTCAAAATCCAGGTGCAGGAGTGGAAGAACATCCTGCTGCGTGGTTCGCAGGAGCAGGACTACACGCACCACTTCGATGCATTCGAACACGAAGAGTCCGAGGTCCAGACTCGCCTCGCCAGCCTAGAAGAGCGAGCCCGGGGAGTCGATCTGCCGCAACTCGCCTCGACCGCGCAAGACCTGGCCGATGAGCATCGATCGCTCGGCGAAACCTACCGCAATGCGCTGGAACGCGGCAGGCGTATGGCGTGGGATCCTTTTGCCATCGACCAGCAAGTCCGCGGAATCGACCGCAGCCTGAATGATGGCCTGGACCAGGTGGCCGAAGCGCTGCTGTCGGCGACGGCCGAAAGGCGCACAAACGCCGCACGGCAGGAACGGGGCCGCTACCACGCGCTGCGCGACTTCATGGGCTGGAGCGTCGCCGGCGCCATCGCCATGGTCGGGCTGGTGCTGTGGACCGCGCTGCGCCGGAGAACGGGGCAGGCATGAGCGCCGCCCCCTCGATCATCGCCGGCTTCGGCCTGTTCTTCGTCGGCATTCGGCTGATCGGCGACCACATGCAGCAAATGGCGACCCGGCGGGTACGCCAGTATCTGGGCAAGGCGATGCTGAGGCCGGGCGTGGCCCCGCTTGCCGGATTCGGTCTTGGCGCCCTGGTCCAGAGCACCACCGGGGTGACGTTCATCGTCATGAGCCTGCTGGCGTCGGGATTGCTGGCCATGGCCCCTGCCATGTCGGTGTTGGCATGGTCGAATGTGGGCACATCGGTGCTGGTCGTCCTGTCCACCTTCAACCTCAAGACGATGGCGCTTTACCTGCTCGGACTGATCGGCCTGTCCTACTTTCAGGGCTACGACAAGGCGCCGCGCACCAAGCATCTGGTCACCGCCGCGCTGGGCGTCGCGCTGCTCTTCCTGGGGCTTTCCCTGGTCAAGGACGGCGTCGAGGGTGTGCGCGGCGATCCGTGGGTCGAGGAATTCGTGCTCTTCGCCGGCGAGAGCGGCACCATCGCGCTGCTCGTCGGGCTGGTGCTGGCGGTGGCGGCACAATCGTCGGCAACCGTGACCATCCTGGGCCTGCCGTTGGTCAGCGCCGGTATTCTGGACGAGCCCCAGATGATCCTGATCGTCTACGGCGCCAGTGTCGGCTCGGGCCTTGGAGTCATGCTGCTGTCGTCGAACCTGGACGGCACCGCACGGCAACTGGCGCTATTCCAGTCTTGCCTGAAGCTGCTGGCGGCAGCGGTGTTCGTGCCGCTGCATCTGATCGAGCAGGCTTGGCATGTCCCGCTGGTGCAGGCTGGCGCCCAGGCTCTCTCGTCCTCATCCGACACACGCATCGCGCTGGTCTATGTCCTGTTCCAGATCGGCGCCGCGCTGCTGG comes from the Emcibacter sp. SYSU 3D8 genome and includes:
- a CDS encoding Na/Pi symporter, producing MSAAPSIIAGFGLFFVGIRLIGDHMQQMATRRVRQYLGKAMLRPGVAPLAGFGLGALVQSTTGVTFIVMSLLASGLLAMAPAMSVLAWSNVGTSVLVVLSTFNLKTMALYLLGLIGLSYFQGYDKAPRTKHLVTAALGVALLFLGLSLVKDGVEGVRGDPWVEEFVLFAGESGTIALLVGLVLAVAAQSSATVTILGLPLVSAGILDEPQMILIVYGASVGSGLGVMLLSSNLDGTARQLALFQSCLKLLAAAVFVPLHLIEQAWHVPLVQAGAQALSSSSDTRIALVYVLFQIGAALLGWIFRAPLARMLAALSPPTEQETLMRPQFLFDEAIGDPDTALALVDREQARLLSFLPAYLDGARPESERSADALPLATRHGASTAVADETDIFLSEVLAANPGYDGVDRVFEARSRLHTLQSLQTCLHDFARHATGLSVGSDHSLGTSLVESLHLLLTMVAEISQTGDSVDRALLDELTSDRSDMMDGIRKQLLGEASTASVREAFLVATMLFERAVWLVRELRLATAEDVAEPAR